Genomic window (Lampris incognitus isolate fLamInc1 unplaced genomic scaffold, fLamInc1.hap2 scaffold_164, whole genome shotgun sequence):
gaaagtgagtaggagaaaaacagaatacatatgtgtgaatgagagggaggatagcggaatggtgaggatgtaaggagtagaggtgatgaaggtggatgagtttaaatacttgaagtcaactgttcaaagtaacagggagtgcagaagacgggtgacgaagagggtgcaggcagggtggagtgggtggagaagagtgtcaggagtgatttgcgatggAAGGGTGCTagcaagcattaaagggaaggtatacaagatggtagtgagaacagctatgttatatggcttggatacagtggcactgatgaaaagacaggaggtggagctggaggtggcagagttgaagatgctaatattttcattgggagtgacaaagaaggaaaggattagtcaggtgttttcaatcaatgggatgacaatcaggtgtgagagggcaccctgttttatttaaagaacagggatctaacAAAGTCGGATCTTCACaagacatgtttgtggaagtgtctcatggcaagaacaaaggagatttctgaggacctcagaaaaagcgttgttgatgctcatcaggctggaaaaggtttcaaaaccatctctaaagagtttggactccaccaatccacagtcagacagattgtgtacaaatggaggaaattcaagaccattgttaccctccccaggagcggtcgaccatcaaagatcactccaagagcaaggcgtgtacgtaatagtcagccaggtcacaaaggaacccagggtaacttctaagcaactaaaggcctctctcacattggcttatgttaatgttcatgagtccaccatcaggagaacactgaacaacaacagtgtgcatggcagggttgcaaggagaaagccactgctctccaaaaagaacattcctgcccatctgcagtttgctaaagatcacgtggacaagccagaaggctattggaaaaatgttttgtggatggatgagaccaaaatagaactttttggtttaaatgagaagcgttatgtttggagaaaggaaaacactgcactccggcataagaaccttatcccatctgtgaaacatggtggtggtagtatcatagtttgggcctgttttgctgcatctgggccaggacagcaTGCCATCACTGATGGAACAATTAATtctgaattcttaaggaaaatgtcaggacatcttgTCCATGAACTGCATCTCAAGAAAACGTGGCTCGTTCAGCAAGACagcaaccctaagcacacaagtcgttctaccaaagaatggttaaagaagaacgaagttaatgttttggaatggccaaatcaaagtcctgaccttaatccaatcgaaatgttgtggaaggatgttgtgtgaagtgagcagttcatgtgagaaaaacccaccaacatcccagagttgaagctgttctgtatggaggaatgggttaaaattcctccaagctgatgtgcaggactgatcagcagttaccagaaacgtttagttgcagttattgctgcacaagggggggggggttgtcacaccagatactgaaagcaaaggttcacatacttttgccactcacagatctataatattggatcattattttcctcaataaataaataaccaagtataatatgtttgtctcgtttgtttaattgggttctctttatctacttttaggacttttgTGAAAATCTGGTGAAGCTTTAGGTCATATATATGCAGAAATACAGCaagttctaaagggttcacaaactttcaagcccTACTGTATTAATTAAAccagttgactccacatccatgCTAGAtctaaacctagcaggctctctaatcacctgcaccctgctgaatgataagtccctagtgtcaatctatagtagacagctatctatattgctagaaaAAAGAACAGCGCCTTcaccagtagggtgaatgccatctgctttcagcaggtaagggcggccccagaaaggccagttatcaagaaagccgaatccctgctcattacagtaacgagccagccagcaatTCATTGAGGTGAACCTCAATTGTAGCTTTAACCACTAAGTCCCCAAACTTTAAACTTTCCCTCTAGGTGGAGCAGTACCTGAGTGTCCTGAGGATGGACCCAGCTCAGCTGCACCGAAATCGAAGGAGGGAGTGGGAGAAACGGGAGAGTCTGGTCCGGAAGAACAAGGCTGAGCTCCAGAAGCGCTTCCAGGAAGTCCTCCAGCAGCTCCAACAGGGCCACGAGCTACAGAGCCTCCCCAACATCCAGGCACCATTTCTACCGCCAGTACCGATGGTGAGCCTGTTGTCTGGGGTCAATACCCCATTGTTCAAGAGCCGAGACATGTTTGTGGGAAGGTGCATGTACAAAAACGTATCTGTCACAGCACATAGGACGATCTTCTGGGTAACAGGCATGCACTGATGAAATCTTATCATGTTGAAAGGAACCTGTGAACTGTCAATCATAGTTCAACAATGATGCACCAACCCCCTTATAAAGACCTACTAATGCTCTGCCATTCAGTTCAATAGCAAAAaagataaatttaaaaaaagactgCAAAATTTCAAAAAGTTGAACACATTTGCATATCTTCCAAAGTAGCTGAATGTTGTAAAGTCTGACCAGTCTTACTATGTTAAAGAATGAGGGACCACTTAGAGTAGGTACGCGCAGTTAAAAACTGTAAGAATAGTCAGTGTATGAGTGGCAGAGTCATGTGTGTGCTGGCTTTCATTCAAACCCATCGCTACATCATCTCATTTTACtttttaacacaacttcaaccaAACAGAGGCAGGCTAGTTCATGAAATCAGATGGTTATATTGTTgttttggaatgaaaacctgcaaacACACAACTCTACATGACACATGGTCGAATACCCCTGACCTAAGAATGTAAGAATAAACTGAATGGTACGACACTGTGTCTGAATACTCTGCTCCGTACTACATACTAATGGAATATTCTGCATACTTACAGTACAATATAGTGTTTAGTACTTACTTCACATTAAAACGCATTTATTATACTATCCTCAGCCAACCAGCGGAAGTGTTGGCAAGCGAATTCAGCTTGCACAACTTTTATCCCCATGATAACCGGGCAAAGCCATCATTTTCCTCCAGAAGTGTCCAGTTCATTTTAGATTTATCAACGAAAATAGTGCATAGCCTGGTATTTTTAGTGTCATATATGTTGTAGCATATTAAAACTGGGTATTATATGGTACATACAACAGCCATAGAATGGGTATTTTGACACAAAGTTCATCTGTCATCTGACCTCTAAtggctccacccctctgccctcATAGGTGGACCTGTACATCAACCAGATAATGCTGTCGCTGAGCCAGCCTGCTTTtccgcctcctcctcttcctcctccccccagTGCCTCCAACCTACTGCTCCCCCAGCACCAACCACAAACTCTCCTCAGAGGTCCTCTCAGGTCAACACCTCcacctaacccctccccctccccttctgTCACAGCCCGCCACACTATACCTCCAACCTCCTCCCTCCCCTCAGTCCTCTCCTCTGCCCCCTCTCACCACACCGCCACTACCACCGCCTCCACTCATCTTCTCAATCCCGCTCAGCCCCCTGCCCCCGCCATCACCTCTACCGGCAAGCTGGACAAACTGCTGGACAAGCTGGGGACCAAGTTCCCACAATGCACCAGGACCCAGCTGATGTTGGTGTTGCAGCAGATAAAGAGTTCTCGCGGCACCATGGCTGGTCTGTCTATCGAGGAGGTCACCGAGCAGGTGGGCCTCAAACTGGCCCAGAGTGACCTGCCGGCCCCGGGCCCCATCAGCCAGCCCACTCCCGCCCCTGCTGCTTCCCGGGCCTTTCCTAGACCACACGCCCCGTTCCACCCACCCCTTGGCCCCATTCAGGGAACCACACATCTCCCACAGCGGGCGCCGACAACACAGGCGTTCAGCAGGAAGTTGTGCCTTATGTGTCAGAACCATGTGCAGTCTGACAGCCAGTACCCACTGGTCTGCTCCCACATCATCCATAAGGAGTGCATCAGTGTGTGGCTGCAGACCAGCAGGAACCACCCCTGCCCTTTCTGCTCCTCCAAGTGAAGCTTGcaccacaggaggcggggctgcaTTGCTGTGACAATGCTCAGAGAGGGGTGGGTCTTGAATCAGACAAGTTCAGTTAATTCCATGATCGGCTCTGATGAGCTGAGAGTCATGGGAAGGTCTGAGTCTCTGGACAAGAGACGAGGCAAATTCAGGCAATGGAAAACATCAACACTGTATAAACTGTTAAGCGGAAGGCCTTgattttggtttttggttttcttGGCCAGTTTCGGTGAGCACTTTCAATTTTCCCACTGTGACAAATTGTttttgaaatgaaataaaaatatatTTTGACTGTTACTCGCTGTAAATGTAGCTCACACTAGAAACAAGAAAAAGGAACAACGAAGTGATTAACGAAGTCAAGGTGCACATACACCAGATCCGCTGACAGATGTCAAGTCCACGGATCCTATTCATTTTCTATGGAGAGCGGGAGATCCGGCTGTGCGGTGCATGATGGGTATGGCACGGCGGGTTGACGGGACCATTCGCCACATCTGAATTCGCACAAACGCGACTCGACCTCAACTTTATGCGCATGAGTCCGTCCAGCACAACGCTGGTGAACTCGGGTCACACTGTCAACCAGGCAGTGCTGATCGAGTGCGACTCGAGGTTCTGTTACTGCATGGCCTATTTCTCACCTCAGATGAGAGTTTGTGACCCGGCCACCATGTTGAAAACGGACAAACCACAACCAAGCACCGCCCGCCGGCCTGAGCGTTCAGTGGTCTGGTGCGTCCGATCTGCACACTGTTGTCAGGGTTACTTGTCCAGATGCGTCCTCGTCAGATGCTGTGTATCTGCAGCTTCACACGCAAACATACACTCGTACATGTTTGTTGTTTGGTTAACTGGCTGGACGGGGACTcacaggggaactgggggtactGGCAGGGGAAGAAAATCTCAACCAATGACTGCATGAACTTCACCATATGAGTACATCAATCATctttcaatcaagttgcattttatatggcgcttttccagctgcaacagccactcaaagcgcgtcacatttctggtcaaatctcagGTTCAGACACCCGTCAGAACAGAACAcgagccgttttctgtacaaccgCTACCCATTTCTCATGCGCAAGGCCACCGAAATGCGATTTACACCGGTCAGCTTGTTCATAGGTGCATCAACAAGCGTCTAAACAGCATCTGtagatgtgagcagcttttatagcctccaGGGATGTGCAGcaagatccagaaagggccggtgtaggtgcgggtctttgttccaaccaagcagccgCACACCCGAGTCTATAaatcaaggtcctcagcaaagactattgATTGACTAATAGGATCAGGTGtgtggtgtgtaactgcttggttggaacagagacctgcacccacaccagcccccgGACCCCTGCTGCCCGCCTctaatctaacctgactaagcatgcccaggtaTGCTTGGTCGGTCCAAGCGTGAGTAGTTTCAACTTGAAAagccctgcattttgagagcGAAGGGCTCGAGGTGGACTATATGGTTTAAGGAGACCAGACAGGTAAGGTGGGCAAGGCTGTTAAGGATTTTATAAGGCAGCAGAAGCAGCTTGAATTCTGATCTAACGCgggtaggaagccaatgaagggaggcaagaattggtgtaacatggtcaaatttcctagatttggttgggattctagctgcagcatcctgaaccatctgaagacttttagtagcagaatgtggcagacctgaggacACAACACCACAATCACAATAATCCGGTCTGGATGACACCACatgcatgtgttagagtctctgcgtcagccgtgGACAGGACAGACCGAATGCTAGCCCTGTTACGTAAGTGGAAGGACGCCGTCTCGGTGATTTCTTGACCGTGCCTATCGGAGGGAAGGCTGGGGTCAAACGTAACACCGAGatctttggctgccacactttgtgaagccACAGAGTCGTCGGTCGTTATCGTTACTCGATCAaattgccgtgtgtgtgtgtgtctagcggGGCCGACGACCGGCCTCTCGGTTTTATCTGGATTTAGAAGCAGGAAGACTTTGGCAGAATTTCGTAAAAAGAACAGAAACATTTGCTCGAAGCTGCGAGttcttcagtcccaactgacggcaggcatccccacccatcCCCACCCATCTCCACCCAGCCGaggctgaagaggccacttagatgaaaCGTGTCTTTCTCAGTAAACGTCGTGTCCGGATGAGGTGATTCAACCCCGTCACAGCCCcggtcatgtttactggccatgcagGTTCGCACCACGTGgagtttgactccagtttcgtggctctctcagggtGCTTAGCATAGagtaacaacacgacaacacaacactCTCCagctatacacacaaggactgacttacacaGGCGAAGTAAGAGGTGATGAAGGGCAGCGGGGCAGAGAATGTACCACAACACGACTGGTGATGTCATCGCTATCAAGCCGTCCGATGCGAGGCGGCAGGAAGCATGGCAGCTGGCTGGGGGCTGAGACGGCGCCGTTAGAGGAGGCTGTGGGGTGTCATTgggtcacacacacagacacacacagacacacacacacagacacacacacacagacagacacacccacacacacacacacacagtcacacacacacacacacacacatacacacacacacagacagtcacacacacagacacacacacagacacacacacagacacacacacacagacagacacacacacagtcacacacacagacagtcacacacacagacacacacacacatagacaaacacacagacacacacacagtcacacacacagacagacacacacacacacacatagacagacagacagacacacacacacacacacagacacagacagacacacacacacagacagacacacacacacacacacacacacacacatagacagacagacagacagacagacagacagacagacacacacagacagacatacagacacagacagacatacagacacacagacagacacacacacacacacagacacacacacagtcacacacacagacagacacacagtcacagacatacacacacagtcacacacacacacagacacacacacagacacagacagacttgGTCGTTGCAAGGCATTTCATCAGTCCAGTTTGCTAAGTGCACAAGACCATAAAGAAAAAGGAGAgaatgataaaaaaacaaaaagataagAGAGATGTTGTTACTGTTGTCAGCCCAAACAcatggactctgtgtgtgtgtgtgtgtgtgtgtgtgtgtgtgtgtgtgtgtgtgtgtgtgtgtgtgtgtgtgtgtgtgtgtgtgtgtgtgtgtgtgtgtgtgtgtgcgtgtgtgtgtgtgtccagtagaGATGTAGAAAATGGGGGCAGATGAACGGCAGCTCAGAGCGACTTTAACGTCCAATCTGAGAAAACTAAAACGATATCTGTCTCCTGTCCGTCCCACCCAACAGCCGCTCACCGCAGGGGGTCCCAGGgcgggcgggtgtgtgtgtgtgtgtgtgtgtgtgtgtgtgtgtgacaacaaAGCATTTTACGATCTCAAACTAAACTGTCGCTTTGAGCTCTTGTCAGGATGATAGGACCCCctgagaccccccctccccctcccccccagcccacTGAGGCATGTGACCAGAGTTGCACTTGTCTGCTGGGCAGTAATGAGCTGTTATTCACACCAGATAAAAGGCCCCGAGCCAGCGGGGCCCTGCAAGACGCTCTCTCACAGACATACTGTCCCCCGAGGGCCTCCGTAGagagccccacacacacacacacacacacacacacacacacacacacacacacacacacacacaccccaaatgTACATGAACATGCATATACTCACACATGACCGCTAATGtgggtataaacacacacattcacacacacacacacacacacacacagagcctcatcactcacaaacacacaaacacgcacatttATTATAAAGcatgaaaacacaaacacacacactccctaaGTATActgtcacacacagacagacaaccacccataaacacacacacaacttcacaTAGCCATAGAGACCCTTAAAGACTCccttcaagacacacacacacacacacacacacacacacacacacacacacacaggcctcccCGAGGACGGGCCAGCTAGCCTTAATGGGAGCCAGTGAGCGGTCGATGGAGCAGGTTAAGGGAGCCATGGCATTCCAATAAATATCCAGGGAGAAAAGCAGATAGCGGCCTCCAGCAGACACAGTCCACAGAGtgacatatacactcacacacacacactcacacacacatgctcacacacacacacacacacacacacacacacacacacacacactgacacagatgCAAGCAGCACAGCGGGAAATGGTCGTCTACTTCACTAGTCTGAGAAAAAGTCAATTCAGTGCAccagtgtgtgtgagaaagagagagagagagagagagagagagagagagagagagagagagagagagagagagagagagagagagagagagagagagatattaaaATAATGGTGTTTTGAGAGGCTAAAGCTGTGGTGAGTTTCTGGATCATTGGCTGCTTCCTGTTCACTGTCTGAAGACCAATATCTCCTCACACTgcaacctgtctctctctctgtctctctctatctgtctgtctgtctctctctgtatctttctgtctgtctctctcactctgtatctcaccgtctgcctgtctctctctatgtctgcctgtctctctctctctatctgtctgtctgtctctctctgtatctttgtctgtctctctcactctgtatctcaccgtctgcccgtctctctctctctgtctgtctgcctgtctctctctatctgtctgtctctctcactctgtatctcaccgtctgcctgtctctctctctgtctgcctgtctctctctctctctgtctacctgtctctctctctctgtatctgtctgtctgtctctctctcactctgtatctcactgtctgcctgtctctctctctctctgtctgtctgtatctgtctgtctgtctgtctctctctcactctgtatctatctgtctgtctctctgtatctgtctgcctgtctctctctctctgtctgtctctctgtatctgtctgtctgtctctctctcactctgtatctcaccgtctgcctgtctctctctctctctctctctctctctctctctctctctctctctctctctctctctctctctctctctctctctctctctctctctctctctctctctctctctctctctctctctctctctctgtctgtctctctacaggTTACTCTGTGTCAACAGTTGCTGATTCATCACAGAAGCCAGCACATCTGACACAGGAGCTCATCTAATGAACGATGACGTGGAAGATGAATTTCCTGTAAAGTGAGACGAGTTCAGAACCCGGACTTCACTGACTGTCACATCCGGGCCTGGtcttatccacacacacacacacacacacacacacacacacacacacacacacacacagacagacaggtaggactGCCGGCCTGAGTGAGGACAGGGCGGATGGGGAGGGTTGATGAGAGCCTGAACAGAAGGGGTGGATGCAGTGGTTTCTGTCTTCAGCTTGGCAGTTTGCAGCCTGCCTGAGCAAAATGGAAAGAATTGTGGATAAAAGGCCACTTCAAATTTAACAAAATTTGAAATCATCtcaaaagggcgtccgggtagcccaGCGGcccattccgttgcccaccaacacagggatcgctggttcgaatccccgcgttacctccggcttggtcgggcgtccctacagacacaacgggtcgtgtctgcgggtgggaagccggattggggtatgtgttctggtcgctgcagcagcgcctcctctggtcggccgggacaAGGGATGGCAAATCaatgtccagaaagtaaaagtcctgacCGTGCATTTGATCCACCCACGCACTAAATCAGCTGATTTCATCAACCAGTTCCCCCTACCTGACTGAGGGGTGGTGTTGACTGGAATCAACTGGCGTAGTACATGGGggggagcaaatacatggttaggatttttactttctggatgTGGATTTGCCACCtctggtcgggacacctgttcgggggggggggaactgggggaacagcgtgatcctcttacgcgctacgccccccatggtgaaactcctcactgtcaggtgaaaagaagcggttggcgactccacatgtatgggaggaggcatgtggtagtctgcagccctccccggatcgctagagggggtggagcagcgaccggggcggctcggaagagtggggtaattggccaagtacaactggagaggttaaaaataaagaaataatctCAATATAAAGatgtaaaattaatgttttttaaGCAGAGCTTCCCGCCCGGGATTCAGCCAGGGAGTCTTTTTATAGGTTGCCGTAGTCactctctcccggaagcgcgccctcacgcctcgttattcccgcgctccgaagagacttacgaggatctgcacgcttccggacacttccggatcccgccactgccaccagtgtaactgaGCATATTTTCGCTCGTTGCGGGATTCGACCCagcgttgtactgcaccacaccaCATCGCTAACCGACCCCTGGCCGACAGGTGTCGCGGTGTCGCGGCACGATCTTCTCGGGGTAAATATTTTCCCGGCTAAGGCCCCCTTGTCGCATGTTTAGCGCATTTTTAGGTAGCTAACGTTCTGCCCGTTTAAAAAGATCGCGAAACGTAGCCTTTGTGGGAAAATAATGTTAATATTATATTTTATTGATAAGGAAAATATTATTCAAGTGagtctttttagtagttt
Coding sequences:
- the rnf214 gene encoding RING finger protein 214 — translated: MDCGTAEPGIAPASGDGPDVPQPNPEERPEPEQTGAEPEIVKVEPERTGEEPERTGEELDAHMDGWGVEKGVNTDEDWEAQVMAMWEHSTQLAEQHAKLLEEQGKEEAEHQKHVQQLEKKKEEKIHQHQTLLDKLESVRVKMQLNDSKATRRKFLAKKDEMTTEKNRAEEARNRLAKELEEGERKMALLLEENAQEQQLWGKELGDLRAVLQHAKKEAEAAERKALQDEMAAVETQRDVITVHIEAWLKEVEQYLSVLRMDPAQLHRNRRREWEKRESLVRKNKAELQKRFQEVLQQLQQGHELQSLPNIQAPFLPPVPMVDLYINQIMLSLSQPAFPPPPLPPPPSASNLLLPQHQPQTLLRGPLRSTPPPNPSPSPSVTARHTIPPTSSLPSVLSSAPSHHTATTTASTHLLNPAQPPAPAITSTGKLDKLLDKLGTKFPQCTRTQLMLVLQQIKSSRGTMAGLSIEEVTEQVGLKLAQSDLPAPGPISQPTPAPAASRAFPRPHAPFHPPLGPIQGTTHLPQRAPTTQAFSRKLCLMCQNHVQSDSQYPLVCSHIIHKECISVWLQTSRNHPCPFCSSK